The genomic segment TGTCATTTTTAGTGCTTAATGGAGAGCAAAACTGAAAGTTGTTGTCTATATGTTAAATTTCCAAACAAATTTTCAAGTTCTATGTTAGTATCTTCTAGAATTTCAGCTGtagatttttttcctctttttagatGAAATTCAACATGATCTTCCAAATTGCATATCTTTGATTCTTAGAACCAATACAAGCAATCTCTTCCTATATAGCTCTACAAAGTAAGTCAGCGGGTTTCTCTCCATTTGTTTGCCAGGTATTATTCATCAATCTCTTCCATAAATAAttgatcttgcttaatttatatttctGTCGCTTCATTTATGTGTTTTCCTAGAGAGTAGAggcccaacttgtaactcctcagaacccgctctgccgtaagatattacggtgtatgacggttcccagtaggttaagttgcaagttattatatagagttggttggatgtcttttatttttgtaaatgttgttaatagttagttggatgatgaatgatacttgtgattgtgaatgacaataaacaacttaTTATATATGGAGCCCCAACATGCCCACAATTTTTGACCTTTATGCTGACTTGCAATTGAATTCGACGTCCCAGATGGATCGGTCAATGGGTAGCTTTCGAAAGGAGGGTAGTTATAACCCATCAAATTTTTttgattgaatggctaggatcattcaaTCGGTGTGAATTTTGGGTCATGACATATCCACGCTGCAATCTATTATCTCAAGTTATGGGAGAAGACAAGTATGGTCGTGTCCGCACTTATGGGTTAGGACCATCTCCATCTGATTTATGGGGTGCAACATCCAGCCAACAAAGGATGACTTCCATTGATCAAAGaagagatgaaagatatgagGAACTACATGCTGATATAGTCTCTCTTAAAGAAAATATAGCTGCACTCTCATCCTTAAGAGAAGCTGAAATGTCATCCCTTAAAGAAACTATGGTTGAAATCTCATCCGCAAGAGATGCTGAAATTTCTTCCTTGAAAGAAACTCTGATGAAATTGATAGCTACTATGAATAATGCAAACAATAACCCACCCACAGTATTCAGTGCTGCAGCTAGTTCTAACATGAACCAACCGTCCTCATCATCAAGCCATTGGGTGAACTCTCAggtaattatattatataaatgtcTTTATTTACATATGCACTATGTCCTAGATTATATATCGTTTAGTTGGTATTTAATGATTGATATTGATTTATCATTTGCAGAAACACTCGACGAATAAGGGGAAGACCACGAGTTGCACTAGCGCTGGGATAATTCCTTATACCAAGTGAAtagttcttttattatattttgatgTTATTGTGTTCTTAATTATATGTGGTATACGGATGAGTGTTTATTCAATACAATGCAGTTTGTCAAATAGTGAATTTTATTTTGTAGGATGTGACTAGAGTTCTTCTTACAAGTATTGTCAAACCCGGGGTTACTATTGCTAAAGGAATTGTTTTGAGCAAGGATCCGCTCACAAAAGTAGGGAGGCACGAACTTGGAATTGATTTTTGGGAAGTATTAATTCATGTGGCAATAGTACGGGAGGAGGTTTTGATAAGACCCTATGGACGATATAAAACAATTGGGGATGCTATTGGAACGAGTATTATTCGGCCCTCTATTATGTGTAaggtcagatttttttttttttttattttccatatacAATAGAATTTCTTGTACAAGAATGCGAGtactaattaatttctttttattgttttgttttgtaggtttaaGGAGAGATGGATTGAGCTAAATgaaaggatctctctctctctcttgtaaatgTTTTATGTTTTGTGCATGGGTTTAGGACTGATGTGTGATTGGTTTTAGATAGAAAGTGTTTAACTCTCATTTTGGAATTTAGATTGACTTAAGATCCAATGCATATGACAGGTTGGGTAACTAAATCAACAAGTTAGCCAACATGATTTACTCTTGTTCTTATCAATTTTCTTTATAACTCAATGCAACTCTTGTTCTTTCCATGTTTCTTTACAACATTAATAGGATGGCGTTGACCTTTTTTAGCGTGTTTTTTGTGGCAGTGTTAGATGATGGAAGCCAAGCGAAGGAGAACAACTACATTTATGTAAGTATTATAagtcttaagctccatttggtcatcacatcaatctttatgaatataattttttatcaaaccaaatggatcttaagccccttttttaactccgccaatgcaactacttgcattgccggtcccaagcccgggtaaaggaggagggagaaaggCTTGAGCGTCAAGGTGAGTTgtatcattttcttccatatttctTTAATGCAGCAATACTATGTTGAAATTTTCAGCATTTTTT from the Magnolia sinica isolate HGM2019 unplaced genomic scaffold, MsV1 ctg322, whole genome shotgun sequence genome contains:
- the LOC131236226 gene encoding uncharacterized protein LOC131236226 — protein: MTSIDQRRDERYEELHADIVSLKENIAALSSLREAEMSSLKETMVEISSARDAEISSLKETLMKLIATMNNANNNPPTVFSAAASSNMNQPSSSSSHWVNSQKHSTNKGKTTSCTSAGIIPYTK